The genome window taatatatacaattattttcAAGTAGATTACTTTATGTTGCTCTAACATGTTCTTTTCATCAGTGCACTGTTAAACTAATCAAAAACTCTACACATGTATATTCCCTTAAAATAGCAGCACACACTACCGCTACCTGCAAAGCCATCACTCTCAAATGACATAGggagtaaaaggaaataaaaagcagaggatAACATATTAAGGAGAAATAATGGGAATTAGAAGATTCATGCAGTTCAGCTCTTTTTAATCAGCCAGCCAGTTTGCTAGCAACAAGAGATGGTTTCCGTTGAGGAAGGTCCTGTGGAGTGGGAATGTGGTCTCCAGTGACCTCTGTCTTATCCGGGGTTGCAGTAGGAAGTTGCTTGTTCTTCATTTTTGCTTTAGCCATGTTGTAATCCCcagaatcaaaatatttttgccCTTTCTGCAATCGTTTCCTTAAAAAATCGGAACCTCCAGGCTTTTGTCCCAGATGAGGATACcttgcttttaattttgcttcttcaGCTTTCTCTGGACTAGTCACTTtatcttccatttccttctgctccTCCGCGGAGGCTGCCTCGGGGACTTCCGCAGACGTACTGCTCCCTCTTACTCCGCTTCTCCagttctgcctcagttttcttaaatttactgagatttgatttgtgacccaagatatggtctgtcctggagaatgttccatgtccacatgagaagaaggtgtattcttctgcatttggatggagtGTCTTGAAGGTATCattgagatccatctcatctaatgtatcctttaagacttgtgtttccttatcaattttctgttttgatgatctgtccactggtgtgagcggggtgttaaagtctcctgctTTCAGTTTCTGCCTTTACGTCTgttcgtgcttgtcttatgtactttggtgctcctgtgttgtgcttgtcttatgtacggcggtgctcctgtgttgtgcttatgtactgcggtgcgcctgtgtgtcgtgcttgtcttatgtactgcggtgtgcctgtgtcgtgcttgtcttatgtactgcggtgcgcctgtgtcgtgcttgtcttatgtactgcggtgcgcctgtgtgtcgtgcttgtcttatgtactgcggtgcgcctgtgtcgtgcttgtcttatgtactgcggtgcgcctgtgtcgtgcttgtcttatgtactgcggtgctcctgtgtcgtgcttgtcttatgtactgcggtgctcctgtgtcgtgcttgtcttatgtactgcggtgcgcctgtgtcgtgcttgtcttatgtactgcggtgcgcctgtgtcgtgcttgtcttatgtactgcggtgcgccTGTGTTGGGTGCAGAGGTATTTACAGGTGTCATGTCTTCCTCTTGGGtcgatcccttgatcattatgtagtgtccttccttatctcttgtaatacactttattttaaggtctgttttgtctaaTGTGAGGATTGCCCCTCCAGCTTtcatttgcttcccatttgcatggaatatatgtTTCCATCCTCTCCCTTTCGGTCTCTGTGTGTCTtcaggtctgaagtgggtttcttgcagACAGCATATgtgtgggtcttgtttttgtacccattcagccagtctgtgtcttttggctggagcatttaatccattttcctttaaagtaattattgatatgtatgttcctattgccattttcttaattatttggggttgatttttatctttttttttctatttcttgactatataaatccttttaatatttgttgtaaagctggtttggtggtactgaattcacttaacttttgcttgtctgaaaagctttttatttctccaccaattttgaatgagatcctcgccgggtacagtaatcttggttgttgatttttctctttcagtactttaaacatatcctgccattcccttctggcctgcagagtttctgctgaaagatcagctattaaacatatggggtttcccttctatgttacttgttgcttttcccttgttgcttttaatattctttctttgagtttagtctttgttagtttgattagtatgtgtcttggtgtgtttctccttttgtttatcctgtatgggactctttgtgcctcttggacttgatttacaattttctcatatcctttctttttctcttcttcttctgggacccctataatttgaatgttggtgcatttgagatcgtcccagaggtctctaagactatcctcagttcttttcattctttttactttattctgctcttcagaagttatttccaccattttatcttccagctcactgattcattcttctgcttcagatattctgctattggttccttcCAGGGTatgtttaatttcagtaattgcgTTGTTTGttcctgtatatttattttttaattcttctaggtctttgttaattgactcttgcattttctccattttgttttcaaggtttttgatcatctttgctataattattctgaattctttttcaggtagtttgcctattccctcttcatttatttggacttctgtgtttctaatttgttcatctgtgtagtatttctctgacttttcattattttcttttaacttattgtgtttgaagtctctttttcccaggcttcaatgttgaattctttcttccttttggtttctgccctcctaaggttggtccagtggtttgtgtaagcttcctatagggtgagatatgtgctgagttttttctttttgttgtttgtttgtttttcctctgctgggcaaggctgagtgaggtggtaatc of Bubalus bubalis isolate 160015118507 breed Murrah chromosome 5, NDDB_SH_1, whole genome shotgun sequence contains these proteins:
- the LOC123465835 gene encoding cAMP-regulated phosphoprotein 19-like, with translation MEDKVTSPEKAEEAKLKARYPHLGQKPGGSDFLRKRLQKGQKYFDSGDYNMAKAKMKNKQLPTATPDKTEVTGDHIPTPQDLPQRKPSLVASKLAG